In Novipirellula artificiosorum, the following proteins share a genomic window:
- a CDS encoding alpha/beta hydrolase, with product MRTKNYICFTTCCIFCIAAVTSPTLAQDTGQETRTRPAKKPDSYEAAVPTPTLSGIRYGEHERHILDFWKTSSDGPAPLVFVIHGGGWVGGSKERVQRFVDVPALLNAGVSVAAINYRYVRQGVEEGVKPPVKAPLHDAARALQFVRSKADEWNIDKARIGAAGGSAGACSSLWLAFHDDLADPKSDDPVARESSRLWCAAVTGAQTTLDPQQMVEWTPNSKYGGHAFGKADFRQFLAERKSILPWIAEYSPFALVSNDDPPVYLIYSSPPALGQNQRDPTHTSNFGVKLKERCAAVGTDCELVYPGAAGKKHETPTAYLIATLKDSAARDRN from the coding sequence ATGAGAACAAAAAACTATATCTGCTTCACGACTTGCTGCATTTTTTGCATCGCTGCCGTCACCTCACCCACGCTTGCTCAAGACACCGGCCAGGAGACTAGGACCAGGCCTGCCAAGAAGCCGGACAGCTACGAGGCCGCCGTTCCGACACCCACGCTTTCGGGCATCCGTTACGGCGAGCACGAGCGGCACATCCTCGATTTCTGGAAAACGTCTTCCGATGGGCCAGCACCGCTCGTTTTCGTCATCCATGGCGGTGGTTGGGTGGGCGGTTCGAAGGAGCGAGTGCAGCGGTTTGTGGATGTTCCCGCCCTCCTCAACGCTGGCGTCTCGGTCGCAGCGATCAACTATCGGTACGTTCGCCAAGGTGTAGAGGAAGGCGTCAAGCCACCCGTGAAAGCACCGCTACACGACGCAGCCCGCGCCTTGCAGTTTGTCCGTAGCAAAGCCGACGAGTGGAACATCGACAAGGCGCGTATCGGTGCGGCGGGAGGTTCGGCGGGAGCCTGCTCGAGCCTGTGGCTGGCCTTTCACGATGATCTCGCAGATCCCAAAAGCGACGACCCCGTTGCCCGTGAATCGTCGCGGCTATGGTGCGCCGCCGTCACCGGTGCTCAGACCACACTGGACCCACAACAGATGGTCGAGTGGACGCCAAACAGTAAATACGGAGGCCATGCCTTCGGAAAAGCCGACTTTAGACAGTTCCTTGCCGAGCGTAAAAGCATACTGCCATGGATCGCCGAGTATTCTCCCTTCGCGCTTGTGAGCAACGACGACCCGCCGGTTTACTTAATCTATTCCAGTCCACCCGCGCTCGGCCAGAACCAGCGAGACCCAACCCATACCTCTAACTTCGGAGTGAAGTTGAAAGAGCGTTGTGCGGCGGTCGGTACCGACTGCGAACTCGTGTACCCCGGTGCCGCCGGTAAGAAGCACGAGACCCCCACGGCTTACCTCATTGCAACCCTCAAGGATTCCGCTGCAAGGGACCGCAATTGA
- a CDS encoding right-handed parallel beta-helix repeat-containing protein, with protein sequence MKYLALAIGLSFSLVSWSYAERPAVPESAVPESTDANAVAFAIPTFHCLGIYWSPAGGAADKEVLMRYRQQGASEWREALPMRYNPIPETDDELTDYRGSIVHLSPATTYEIQLTLAGTATSTSFAATTWSENSPVGEVINIDDRKTPLAITESGTPDAYRVYDGQGATIDVRHKHDHCMTIDASYVIVRNLNLIGAGDEKSTSSKPIGAILVEGGHDIVIEDCDVSDWGRLNPETGFGFNYESAIYSRSDTLQRLVIQRCKLHDPRFDGSNWYEPTYPTHSQGPQCISLFNAGGNHVIRYNECWSDTEHMFNDIIGGGSNGSYRGSPGPDSDIYGNYVSHCWDDGLEVEGGSRNVRVWDNYISQCMMMIGNAADSIGPLYIWRNVCARSQWQPDAKGGYFLKMGFAGGEQWMTGHMYIFHNTVFRSDEWLPTGALGGDRIVKHTVSRNNVLQVRSPENLIISTNKQNSDNDYDYDLFNGQVPEGNEAHGVRGEPRYVAGAGLDPVTKSGFFQLSSDSPGVNAGVIIPNFSDGYTGDAPDIGAHQRGAPPMRYGVSAQPRRF encoded by the coding sequence GTGAAGTATCTAGCGTTAGCAATCGGATTGTCGTTCTCGTTGGTGTCGTGGTCGTACGCGGAGCGGCCTGCCGTGCCCGAGTCCGCCGTGCCCGAGTCCACAGACGCAAACGCGGTGGCGTTCGCGATCCCCACCTTCCACTGTTTGGGAATCTACTGGTCGCCTGCGGGCGGTGCAGCGGACAAAGAGGTGCTAATGCGTTACCGGCAACAAGGGGCTTCCGAATGGCGTGAGGCTCTGCCAATGCGATACAACCCGATCCCTGAGACCGACGACGAACTGACCGATTACCGGGGCAGCATCGTCCATCTCAGCCCGGCCACGACCTACGAGATCCAATTGACACTGGCTGGCACCGCCACCTCCACAAGCTTTGCCGCGACCACGTGGAGCGAGAATTCCCCGGTCGGCGAGGTGATCAATATCGACGATCGCAAAACGCCTTTGGCGATCACCGAGTCGGGGACGCCTGATGCTTACCGAGTCTACGACGGTCAAGGTGCGACGATTGACGTGCGTCACAAGCACGACCATTGCATGACGATTGATGCTTCCTACGTGATCGTTCGAAACCTAAACCTCATCGGGGCCGGCGACGAAAAAAGCACCAGCTCCAAGCCGATCGGGGCAATCCTCGTTGAAGGCGGCCACGACATCGTCATTGAGGATTGCGATGTTTCCGATTGGGGCCGGCTCAATCCGGAGACCGGTTTCGGATTCAACTATGAATCGGCAATCTATTCTCGCAGCGACACCCTGCAACGCCTCGTCATCCAACGCTGCAAACTGCATGATCCTCGCTTTGATGGCAGCAATTGGTATGAGCCGACGTACCCCACGCACTCACAGGGGCCGCAGTGCATCAGCCTTTTCAATGCGGGGGGAAACCATGTGATCCGCTACAATGAGTGCTGGTCCGATACCGAGCACATGTTTAATGACATCATCGGTGGTGGCAGCAATGGAAGCTACCGCGGTTCACCTGGACCCGATTCGGACATCTACGGAAACTATGTGAGCCATTGCTGGGATGATGGACTCGAAGTGGAGGGTGGTAGTCGCAATGTCCGAGTCTGGGACAACTACATTTCTCAGTGCATGATGATGATTGGCAACGCGGCAGATTCCATCGGGCCGCTCTACATCTGGCGCAACGTGTGTGCGCGTAGCCAATGGCAACCGGATGCCAAAGGCGGCTACTTTTTGAAGATGGGCTTCGCTGGTGGTGAGCAATGGATGACCGGGCACATGTACATCTTTCACAATACGGTGTTCCGATCCGACGAGTGGCTGCCGACCGGCGCGCTCGGAGGTGACCGTATCGTGAAGCACACGGTTTCGCGAAACAACGTGCTGCAAGTCCGCTCGCCAGAGAATCTGATCATCAGCACAAACAAGCAAAATAGCGACAATGATTACGACTACGACCTCTTCAATGGCCAGGTGCCGGAGGGAAACGAAGCTCATGGTGTTCGCGGCGAGCCCCGTTATGTGGCGGGTGCTGGGCTGGATCCGGTGACCAAGAGCGGATTTTTTCAGTTGTCATCGGATAGCCCTGGCGTGAATGCTGGAGTGATCATTCCCAATTTCAGTGACGGCTACACCGGCGATGCCCCGGACATCGGCGCCCACCAACGTGGTGCGCCGCCGATGCGATACGGCGTTTCCGCTCAACCGCGTAGATTTTAG
- a CDS encoding sulfatase-like hydrolase/transferase yields the protein MIRIFILTVLTLCTVALLRAADDAGRPNIVLIFADDYGYGDSGCYGGTLVPTPAIDSLASDGILCTDGYVTAPVCAPSRCGIMTGSYNQRFGMQWNEDRKMYSFADHQLLPQALQRAGYVTGHIGKWNLPIDVRACFDEAHDVIDWEADYFPDANGHYRGVDSEVEFDSNKVQGVWGPKLAGQEYLTDRIGRHAVEFIENHKSGSQPFFLYLAFNAVHTPLHAKLEDAGRFGALPIPLNFYAPMVASMDENIGRVLAVLPDDTLVVFTSDNGPAKMPVRKWPEQWPTGGLAGSPGPLNGHKAQFLEGGIREPFLLRWPDKFKPGSHYHQPVSTMDLYPTFCAAAGVPVPAGTQVDGVNLLPFLLGEQTGPPHEILFWKNSSIGAVRQGDWKLLINKSQPMLQLFNLADDLGEKHDMAGEQPERTERLHQKWLDWSKALPPRASTVAQADAPLEGTQPANESSVLEKSTVDQKQHRIALSDPGALANWLRYDGEWIPMVSAHRGGASPGFPENAIETFGKTLGCTYSMLEVDPRLSKDGKIVIHHDASLDRTTTGSGLVSDHTLDELRQLRLKDTKGNVTLFQIPTLDEAIEWARGKTILVLDQKDVPLESRVQSMIDHGAQEHVMLIISSARDAAFVHRRDPGIMMEMMVTNRKQFDAFEKSGVPWENIIAFVGHTPPQDTELLNMIHAKGSLCMAGTSRYLDKELTIGSEQQTPELQSRYRELLQLGVDIIETDCPCEVGSLLHESSNVPEVKAR from the coding sequence ATGATCCGTATTTTCATTCTCACCGTCCTGACTCTTTGCACTGTGGCCCTGCTTCGCGCGGCGGATGACGCTGGCCGCCCTAACATCGTACTGATCTTTGCGGATGATTACGGTTACGGTGACTCGGGTTGTTATGGCGGGACCTTGGTCCCGACTCCGGCAATCGACTCACTCGCCAGCGACGGCATTCTTTGCACCGACGGCTACGTCACCGCGCCGGTTTGTGCGCCGAGTCGATGCGGCATCATGACCGGATCGTACAACCAACGTTTTGGCATGCAGTGGAACGAGGACCGAAAAATGTACTCGTTTGCTGATCATCAACTCCTACCCCAGGCATTGCAGCGTGCGGGCTACGTGACGGGCCACATTGGTAAGTGGAACCTCCCTATCGACGTCCGTGCGTGTTTTGACGAAGCCCATGATGTGATCGATTGGGAGGCCGATTACTTTCCCGATGCCAACGGTCACTACCGGGGTGTGGATAGCGAGGTTGAATTCGATTCCAACAAGGTTCAAGGTGTCTGGGGGCCAAAGCTGGCTGGCCAGGAATACTTAACCGACCGCATCGGACGCCATGCGGTCGAGTTCATCGAGAATCATAAGAGTGGTTCTCAACCTTTCTTCCTCTACCTTGCCTTCAACGCCGTTCATACGCCACTGCATGCGAAACTTGAAGACGCTGGTCGCTTCGGGGCACTACCCATTCCGCTAAACTTCTACGCCCCAATGGTGGCTTCGATGGATGAGAACATCGGGCGTGTGTTGGCGGTGTTGCCCGACGATACGCTGGTCGTATTCACAAGCGACAACGGTCCCGCGAAGATGCCCGTTCGCAAGTGGCCTGAGCAATGGCCGACCGGGGGTCTGGCTGGCAGCCCCGGGCCTCTCAATGGACATAAGGCGCAGTTTCTGGAGGGTGGCATTCGCGAACCGTTCCTGTTGCGTTGGCCTGACAAGTTCAAACCTGGCAGTCACTATCACCAACCCGTCAGCACAATGGACCTCTATCCGACGTTCTGCGCTGCCGCTGGCGTACCCGTTCCGGCCGGCACACAGGTCGATGGCGTCAATTTGCTGCCGTTCCTTCTGGGCGAACAAACCGGTCCCCCTCATGAGATCCTGTTTTGGAAAAACAGTTCGATTGGTGCGGTCCGCCAAGGCGATTGGAAGCTACTCATCAACAAATCGCAGCCAATGCTTCAGCTATTCAATCTTGCCGATGATCTTGGCGAGAAACATGACATGGCTGGCGAGCAGCCGGAAAGGACCGAACGCCTCCACCAAAAATGGCTCGACTGGAGCAAAGCGCTACCACCCCGAGCCAGTACCGTTGCCCAAGCAGATGCTCCTTTGGAAGGAACCCAGCCCGCGAATGAGAGCTCGGTACTTGAAAAGTCGACTGTGGACCAAAAGCAACATCGGATTGCATTGTCGGACCCCGGGGCACTTGCGAATTGGCTTCGTTACGATGGCGAATGGATTCCGATGGTGAGTGCCCACCGAGGAGGCGCAAGTCCGGGGTTCCCCGAGAACGCAATCGAGACATTTGGAAAGACTCTCGGCTGCACCTACAGCATGCTCGAGGTCGATCCGCGATTGTCCAAGGACGGCAAAATTGTGATTCACCATGATGCTTCCCTCGATCGCACCACCACAGGAAGCGGGCTTGTTTCCGATCACACACTTGATGAATTGCGGCAACTGCGACTGAAGGACACGAAGGGAAACGTCACTCTTTTTCAAATCCCCACTCTTGATGAAGCGATCGAGTGGGCGCGTGGCAAGACGATTTTAGTGCTTGACCAAAAGGATGTGCCGTTGGAATCACGCGTGCAATCCATGATTGACCATGGTGCGCAAGAACATGTGATGTTGATTATCAGTAGTGCCCGAGATGCCGCATTCGTCCATCGTAGGGACCCCGGAATAATGATGGAGATGATGGTCACCAACCGAAAACAGTTTGACGCATTTGAGAAATCTGGCGTGCCCTGGGAAAACATCATCGCATTCGTTGGTCATACGCCGCCACAGGACACCGAGTTGCTGAACATGATCCATGCCAAAGGATCTCTCTGTATGGCGGGTACCTCCCGGTACCTCGACAAGGAACTGACGATTGGCTCCGAGCAGCAGACGCCGGAACTGCAGAGTCGGTATCGTGAGCTGCTGCAACTTGGAGTCGACATCATTGAAACGGACTGTCCGTGTGAAGTTGGCAGCCTGTTGCATGAGTCTTCAAACGTGCCAGAGGTGAAAGCCCGATAG
- a CDS encoding FG-GAP repeat domain-containing protein produces the protein MKTHFGILVCLLVSSSAHCQWQRHTVDDLGRGADGVRIEDVDGDGLDDIVTGWEESGHICLYVQPTLEKIREPWPRVVVGKSPSVEDAFAIDLDQDGIKEIISCHEGKTHQVLIHRLRIATAPASRSDLLQAKNWQSVGIASCQGVSRWMFATGLRRGTDKEQGKVLAVGSKDPQGQVSLLLPPADGVDDLTQWRRIQLQPAGWIMSLVALDMDLDGDEDLVVSDRKGSDRGVYWLEQPDDAEAFSVAERWVRHEVGGHESEVMFLDARPDAIVAATRGDGILRWARSPKGSADGEGTWQRSRTAAPFGIVNGKAVRRMEHHGQPWFVFTANRGVDRSDHGKPAVSLFSFEPSLQPIDIGGDAGVKFDRIEVRDLDQDGDLDILTCEERDNLGVFWYENPG, from the coding sequence ATGAAAACGCATTTTGGAATCCTTGTTTGTCTTCTAGTTTCGTCATCGGCACATTGCCAATGGCAGCGTCACACGGTTGACGACCTTGGGCGAGGTGCCGATGGGGTGCGCATCGAGGATGTCGATGGCGATGGCCTGGATGACATCGTGACCGGATGGGAAGAATCTGGACACATTTGCCTTTACGTGCAACCTACACTTGAGAAGATCCGAGAGCCTTGGCCGCGGGTGGTGGTTGGGAAAAGCCCGAGTGTGGAAGACGCATTCGCGATCGACCTGGATCAGGACGGCATCAAAGAGATCATCAGCTGCCATGAAGGCAAGACCCATCAGGTCTTGATCCATCGACTGCGGATCGCGACAGCGCCCGCTTCACGCTCAGACCTGTTGCAGGCGAAGAACTGGCAATCGGTTGGCATTGCCTCGTGCCAGGGCGTATCGCGGTGGATGTTTGCGACTGGATTGCGACGCGGGACCGACAAAGAGCAGGGAAAGGTGCTAGCAGTTGGTTCCAAAGACCCACAGGGGCAAGTGTCGCTCTTGCTCCCTCCTGCCGATGGAGTTGATGATTTGACTCAGTGGCGTCGGATCCAACTCCAACCCGCAGGATGGATTATGTCCTTGGTTGCTTTGGACATGGACCTTGACGGCGACGAGGATTTGGTGGTCAGTGACCGCAAAGGCTCCGATCGCGGCGTGTATTGGTTGGAACAACCGGACGATGCTGAAGCCTTTTCGGTCGCCGAGCGGTGGGTGCGCCATGAGGTGGGAGGGCACGAAAGTGAAGTCATGTTCCTGGATGCCCGTCCTGATGCGATCGTCGCTGCGACTCGTGGTGACGGAATCCTGCGGTGGGCTCGTTCGCCCAAGGGTTCAGCTGATGGTGAAGGTACGTGGCAACGTAGCCGAACCGCGGCACCGTTTGGCATTGTCAACGGAAAAGCGGTCAGAAGAATGGAGCATCACGGTCAACCCTGGTTTGTCTTCACCGCCAATCGTGGCGTCGATCGGTCGGATCATGGCAAGCCAGCCGTTTCACTGTTTTCGTTCGAGCCGTCTCTTCAGCCGATTGATATTGGCGGAGACGCGGGAGTCAAATTCGATCGAATTGAAGTCCGCGATCTCGATCAAGACGGCGATCTTGATATCCTTACGTGTGAGGAACGGGATAACTTAGGCGTCTTCTGGTATGAAAACCCAGGTTGA